One Bdellovibrio bacteriovorus str. Tiberius DNA segment encodes these proteins:
- a CDS encoding ABC transporter ATP-binding protein, which yields MAVLSIEKLNKTFKGGLFEKDRHVLRDVTFSLPEGQTSGFVGSNGAGKTTTIKCLFDFIRPDSGQIHFFESPLTSESKTRIGYLPERPYLYEFLTGMEFLRLHWNLCYGSAMKDFHERAHEALKKVDLFEARDRRLRTYSKGMLQRIGIAQAILTRPDLLILDEPMSGLDPDGRAMVKDILREEQKRGVSLFFSSHLLQDMEELCTHLVVINRGQILYDGVLNSFMAEFQSLEKAFSVLKGKEEGRV from the coding sequence ATGGCTGTACTATCAATTGAAAAGCTGAATAAGACATTTAAAGGCGGTCTTTTTGAAAAGGACCGTCATGTGTTGCGTGACGTGACCTTCTCTTTGCCAGAAGGTCAGACTTCCGGATTTGTCGGCAGCAATGGGGCTGGTAAAACCACCACCATCAAATGTCTTTTTGATTTCATTCGCCCGGACAGTGGTCAGATCCATTTTTTTGAATCCCCGCTGACCAGCGAAAGCAAAACCCGCATTGGGTATCTTCCTGAGCGGCCTTATCTCTATGAATTCCTGACGGGTATGGAGTTCCTGCGTCTGCACTGGAATCTTTGTTATGGTTCCGCGATGAAGGACTTCCATGAAAGAGCCCACGAAGCGCTGAAAAAAGTCGATCTTTTCGAAGCCCGTGACCGTCGTCTTAGGACTTACTCCAAAGGTATGTTGCAAAGAATCGGGATTGCTCAGGCGATTCTCACTCGTCCGGATCTGTTGATTTTAGATGAACCCATGTCAGGTCTTGATCCCGATGGCCGTGCCATGGTGAAAGACATCCTTCGCGAAGAGCAAAAGCGCGGTGTCAGTCTGTTCTTCAGCAGCCATCTTTTGCAGGATATGGAAGAGCTTTGCACCCATCTGGTGGTGATTAATCGTGGTCAGATTCTGTACGACGGGGTGTTGAACTCCTTCATGGCTGAATTCCAAAGCCTGGAAAAAGCCTTCTCTGTTCTGAAAGGAAAGGAGGAGGGCCGTGTATAA
- a CDS encoding ABC transporter permease: MYKVLTLARTTLREMLRERVFMVAVMIAIALLGLSFLLGALSFAEQRKILTDFGFLAIQISGLGISLFSGAYLLAKEIEKQTCLLILSRPVSRAQFIVGKLLGVLALNSLLMGSLTVLLWILLGLWKEPQFLLSFLEIALSLWCESAVILCLVIFFSLVVRPVLALGAGFMVFLLGHWLGDLAFFAEKSREDMFVQAVKVLHWLTPNFYRMNWKSAYFLEKGIPAENILWMLAHMTGWALLAVLATNFFFRRKDIV; this comes from the coding sequence GTGTATAAGGTGTTGACCTTGGCGCGCACCACTTTGCGCGAAATGCTGCGTGAACGTGTCTTTATGGTGGCCGTGATGATTGCCATCGCTTTATTGGGCCTTAGCTTCTTGTTGGGGGCATTGTCCTTTGCTGAGCAACGCAAAATTCTGACGGACTTTGGTTTCCTGGCCATTCAGATCTCGGGTTTGGGCATTTCGCTATTCTCCGGGGCCTACTTGCTGGCCAAGGAAATTGAAAAGCAAACCTGCCTGCTGATTTTGTCCCGTCCGGTATCTCGCGCTCAGTTCATCGTTGGAAAACTCTTGGGTGTCCTGGCACTGAACAGTCTTTTGATGGGATCTTTGACTGTTTTGTTGTGGATCCTGCTGGGGCTGTGGAAAGAACCTCAGTTCCTGTTGTCGTTCCTGGAAATCGCTCTAAGTTTGTGGTGTGAAAGCGCCGTGATTCTGTGTCTGGTGATTTTCTTCAGTTTGGTGGTGCGTCCGGTGCTGGCATTGGGGGCGGGATTTATGGTGTTCCTGCTGGGACATTGGCTGGGGGACCTGGCTTTCTTTGCGGAAAAAAGCCGTGAAGACATGTTTGTGCAGGCGGTGAAAGTTCTGCACTGGTTGACCCCGAATTTCTATCGTATGAACTGGAAATCAGCGTACTTCCTTGAAAAGGGGATTCCGGCTGAAAATATTCTTTGGATGTTGGCACACATGACGGGCTGGGCTTTGT
- a CDS encoding substrate-binding domain-containing protein — translation MKRLILGLLTLLAISTAFAAEGTSEAVPPSITIGVIPGGNPENLREQGLALAKELQAKLNIPVNIYVSKNYVGLIDAMKTKKVDFAFFSSSTYVFAEQQAQAKVLLKKVWHEPYYYSMIITPQRSGIKSLKALKGKKVAFVDDKSSSGYLYPQVALRKEGLSDTDFKEVVFTGNHQASIQFLEAKKVDAAAVFSDDEKGTQGAWEKFGTDKKAKYRILWKSAPIPNDPFCVRQDFYDAYPKTTHTLMFALIDALEQTRNKNTYSEILGSRDLMPATSKQYDPVREMVKALNIELKP, via the coding sequence ATCACCATTGGTGTGATCCCAGGGGGCAATCCCGAGAATCTGCGTGAACAAGGCCTGGCTCTGGCAAAAGAGCTTCAGGCCAAGCTCAATATTCCGGTCAATATCTACGTTTCCAAGAACTATGTCGGTCTGATCGACGCCATGAAAACGAAGAAGGTGGATTTCGCCTTCTTCAGCTCTTCGACCTACGTTTTTGCTGAACAGCAGGCTCAAGCCAAGGTCCTTCTAAAGAAGGTATGGCACGAGCCGTACTACTATTCCATGATCATCACACCCCAAAGATCAGGGATCAAAAGTTTGAAAGCCCTCAAGGGCAAAAAAGTGGCCTTTGTTGATGACAAGTCTTCTTCTGGGTATTTGTATCCACAGGTGGCCCTGCGCAAAGAGGGTTTAAGTGATACGGACTTCAAAGAAGTTGTATTCACCGGCAATCACCAGGCGTCCATTCAGTTCCTGGAAGCCAAGAAAGTCGATGCGGCCGCCGTCTTCAGTGACGATGAAAAAGGCACACAAGGGGCTTGGGAAAAATTCGGCACTGATAAAAAAGCCAAATACCGTATTTTGTGGAAAAGCGCTCCGATCCCGAATGATCCCTTCTGCGTTCGCCAGGATTTCTATGATGCTTATCCAAAAACAACCCACACTTTGATGTTCGCGTTGATTGATGCTCTGGAACAGACACGCAATAAAAACACGTACTCCGAGATTTTGGGTTCTCGCGACTTGATGCCAGCCACCTCCAAACAGTATGATCCTGTCAGGGAGATGGTGAAGGCTTTGAATATCGAGCTGAAGCCATAG